A window of Nicotiana tabacum cultivar K326 chromosome 24, ASM71507v2, whole genome shotgun sequence contains these coding sequences:
- the LOC107793036 gene encoding putative BOI-related E3 ubiquitin-protein ligase 3 translates to MAIQAQLYSDNLGFPLVSSQDLMENNACGFNQFYFNPQQQQQQQFLQIQQQQQFQILNQKNNHILMNFSTTGHNTNSNQTVLFPQSLACQLEKQRLEIDQFINLQKESLRLALQEQRKQQLTLILRNYETKAQLLLKQKDEEITKAMNKSKELQDFVKRIEIENQTWQSIAKENEAIVLSLNDTIEQLRESACVLSTNGGAVGDAQSCCDVQQMEHNVQASQQLSLETGNEEQQTRKMMCKSCNCRKSCIVFLPCRHLSSCKNCDPFLHSCPVCRIEKKASIEALI, encoded by the exons ATGGCCATTCAAGCGCAGTTGTATTCGGATAATCTTGGGTTTCCTTTGGTAAGTTCACAGGATTTAATGGAGAATAATGCTTGTGGATTTAACCAGTTTTATTTTAATcctcaacagcaacaacaacaacaatttctACAAATCCAACAGCAGCAGCAGTTTCAAATTCTGAACCAGAAAAATAATCACATTTTGATGAACTTCAGTACAACTGGCCATAACACAAATTCTAACCAAACAGTGTTGTTTCCTCAAAGCCTAGCCTGCCAATTAGAGAAACAGAGGCTTGAGATTGATCAGTTCATCAATTTACAG AAGGAGAGTCTGAGATTGGCTTTGCAGGAACAAAGAAAGCAACAACTAACATTAATATTGAGAAACTACGAAACAAAGGCTCAGCTTTTACTAAAACAAAAGGACGAAGAAATTACAAAGGCAATGAACAAGTCAAAGGAGCTACAAGATTTCGTTAAAAGAATAGAAATAGAGAATCAAACATGGCAAAGCATAGCCAAAGAAAACGAAGCCATTGTCCTATCTTTAAACGACACAATTGAACAGCTAAGAGAAAGTGCATGTGTTTTATCAACCAATGGAGGTGCAGTAGGAGATGCACAGTCTTGTTGTGATGTACAACAAATGGAGCATAACGTACAAGCATCACAACAACTGAGTCTTGAGACAGGAAATGAGGAACAACAAACGAGGAAAATGATGTGCAAAAGCTGCAATTGTAGGAAATCGTGTATTGTTTTCTTGCCTTGTAGGCACCTTTCTTCTTGCAAAAATTGTGACCCTTTTCTACATTCATGTCCTGTCTGTAGAATTGAGAAGAAAGCAAGCATTGAAGCTTTGATTTGA